aagctgaaactttaggctggtgccatattatataaaatacggtatttttagccatattcattttaagggtttaattctcctttaagctgaaagcCCACAAAACCTCATCATTGCTGACAGTGTATGAAGGCTCAGAGAGACCCATTTGTTTGACTGAAGACGCAATTATTCACAAGCGACTAATGAGTCAGCAGGGGACATCATGACTATAGCCTGTATCCTAAATAAAAGTGTGGCCCTAGCCCAATTCAGGACGTGACTTCATGAGATAAAGGAAGGATGGACACCAATAGGAAATAACACATTCCTACACAAGTACAAAGTTAAATACAGTAGAAATGATTCTACCTGGAGTGTCTGTCTGGGTGAAGGGGAGGCCGAATAGGCCGTGGAGGCTTTTCCGGCTTAACATCTCGCTCAGGTTCAGTCCCCTCTGCTGTGAGGCTGAGACCCCCAGAGACGCTGCTGCTGGTAGACGTGTTCCGTCTGTGAGTCAGGTCTGACATGCTGGAGCAGCGGGAATGTTCGGAGCTGTGACCTGCACACAAAAAAAGCACTTCACAATAGTATCCTATTATATTCTGGCACATGCCAGCAATAAAACACAGACACGTATCTACTGAAAGCTTTGCTaacagaggggcagattcactgaagGGCCAACTCTTCGCCCATACTTCGTGCTACTTCACCAGGCAGaaattagttaccactacgctaattctctaaaatgcaaagttgcgtcctgggcaccaaacgctggcaacttttcagaaTCGTTACTTCAACAGTGCGATCATTTCAAAGCAAGATTAAGCTTGCGAtcgcttctgcctagcgaaacttcgtcagTCCTCTTACGCGTTACTGAacttgcggagtaacgaccgttcgaCAGAGCAATAGAGTGCGAAGGAACGATAGCAACGGTCCCATTCGCTAGGGAATTGACGCttacacctgttagtaaactgccgatgtccctgcggaatgggatttctggcaaaatgttgctagcgttagccatttcgcccttaagtgaatttgccccagagactcTTTGCAAGAAGGATAAAGAACACAGGAGGCGGCTTGTAAACTGCTTACCAGATATTTTGGATTGCTGGCTGGCCTGGCTAGAGTTGCGGGAATGCCCTGAATGGGGCGTTTCCTCTGGACTTGATAGGTTTTGCTCTGTTTCGTCAAAAACccctaaaaaaagtaaaagaaaattaaataaatgcagaTAAATAAAATGATCTTATTTTATGCACATATTATGAGCCCAGCACCAGAATGAGGCCATACCTGAGCTCAGCATAGCCTGCCGGCTTCTGTTCTGCCTCACGGTGCCACCCGCTGACCTTACTGTCCCTTCTCCTTTACATGTCATCTGTAACGAGGAGTCTTGTCCCGGGGGAGACACTGTTTTCACTGTAGATAGAGGtctggaaaaaaagggaaaagaacaAGTTGTTAGCATGGAATAGTGTCACGAAGTTAATACACAGAGACTCCATGCAGAAGGGTTGGTTTTATAAACATAGGTATCGTTATATATAAAGCTGTAACTTACGTCTTGAAGCATGGGTCTCCAGAAAGAAGCGACATCCCAATGTTGACCTGCCACGGCACAGAAGACACGTTAAAAGGGATTTCACAGTGTACTGATGGTGGCCATAAGATTAATATTGCACAAGCAGATACAAGAACAGAAGGGATCCGCTACCTTTAGAATGGAGTTGTCCTGCCTTGTGTTCCTGGTATCATAACCTTCCAGCAGGCAGCAGCGGGCAGCGGAGCCAGAACCAGCAAACTCGGCCAGATTGAGATCAGCAAAGCCCAGCTGAAAAGAACATGACAAAAACTGGTTAGCAGCATGTTATAAAGTGAATGTCCCATGGTATTACTGTACTACAGGAAATATACTAGTGAGCCCACTTAGATGCAGAAAGATGAGCGGAGAAGTGGTAGTACTGAGTATACTGCTGCCTGCCCACTGCTGCTGAAGAGCTACACGTGCAGCTTCAAATAGTGGTTCATCTTATATAATCCACGACTGCACAATGCATGGAAGGGGATCACTGTTAGACATGTTTATAATTTAGGTAAAGGCTATCCTATGTCTTGTGTACTCCTCTACCTGCTTGCGTCATATTACGTTATTAGCAGGGGGCCCCACAACCCTGGCAGGAAATACATGTAGGAAAAGCATGGAAGGATGCTCTGCCCCAGTCCTTTCTGCTTCCCTCTCACAGCTGCCGATTCCGATTTGCTTGCTGTGCCATTTTTCCCTTCAATAACATAGCACTGTTCCTGATATCCGCCCAGACGCTGTATGCAGGAATACATGATGTAAACAGACGGAGAGCTGCAGTTCCTCTCCTGTCCTTACCTGCCGATGTACCCTGTAAGACAGTGGATCGGCACGTGATATTTTCAGTCTGGATAGAATAACTGGAACCTAATAGAATCATAGGGTTGTCTGATAAAAAGGATTCCCTCTCCAAGTGGCACTAACGCCTGGGCAGTTGGGTAGTACAGTCAATGATCTGGCATGTATGtcgactggcccactgggataccaggaaaactcccggtgggcccaagtgtcggtgggccctcctgcttctaaccatttggcctgtttcattgtcattacctatttctgtatgggaacaaagaggctaaatagatagaattatatattattgaataaaaaaaaaaaagagacttcgaaaaaagaggttgagtgagcaaAGGAAGAGGAGAAATTGTTGGAACCTGGTGCCGTACACCATttctagtctaaaggtggccacagacgcacagatatattattgtacgaaacaaattttcttaCGATATTCcatgcgtgtatggtgggagacgaaccgactgatatcggcagaagacttagaTATCGGTCGAGTCATCAATCGGCTCAGGCGGACAATttggatcgggtgcctttgaaggccactctttagtgctgaatcgtcagatacaggtagaattctattgtttctatctgtatatctgacgattcagctctacaacACATTGTGTATTCAAACAAactatattttctgaaaacataatttccaggaaagatcatcattgtaacgtctatggccacctttactcaggcTTTgcttgcccttaaaggagaaggataggcTTTGTGTgattggtggtgccaaatgtaaggtgattgtattgacttacctgaaaccccggatcagtgctcctatcagcagaaaactgcaccgcccggggttataccagtgtgagccacggagcgatcctcttccggcttcttctttcttcgcgtggctgctcatgcgcagtagaacaaaaagctgaacttaaactaaaaagttggctatttcattcaactgcgcatgcgtctgccccgggaaattcgaAGACAGAAAAAGGCGTAAGTGGactgctccgtggtgctcactggtataaccccaggtcggtgcagttttctgctgataggagcaatggcccagggtttcaggtaagtaaatacaatcacttgggtgtgcctaacatttggcaccaccaagtgcaagaagcctttccttctcctttaaaagaggtggtttagggcagagacacacggtcagattcgggtagattagttgcccggcgacaaatctcctcttcttcgggtcgactaatctacctgaactgccttcccgccggctagaatggaaattgccttcggaaaacgaagccctcagagtgccttcccgccggcgattaTCAGGGGCAGgcagtttgggggagattagtcgccccgaataagaggagatttgtcgccgggcgaatgatctccctgaatctgaccgcgTGTGTCTGCCCTTAAAAATAAGTTAAGAGGAGATGGAGGTTTGAATGCTGCAGTTCACTAGATAAAGAGAGTTGTGGTTAATGTAAAAGCACTGAGTGCACAATGTGAGATAAACCACTAAATCTGTTCTGGGGCAGACTGGGCAGGGTGGCAGATTTCCTTTAAACTATTAGCTGCCAATACGCACACACTCCCATGTGACTCTACTGATATTAACCTTGCCAGGGGGCCCTGGGGAATGAAGGGGATATAACTGATTTATGATCAGACGCACTTACCTTTGAATATGTTTTTCCTCCCTTCAGTTCCTGTAACAGGAAAGCACAGATTAGGATATCCATTGTGACAGCACAGGGACACACACAGAGCAAACGCAAATCTACAGTATACATTCATAACAACAATCCTACAGATCTTCAACTCTTGCATAATGCATGGCTGTGTTGGAAACAGTGCAGCCTGCATCTTGAACTAGAATGCAGATTTAAAGGGGgaggtttgcctttaagttaacttttaatatgtcatagaatggctaagtcttagtaacttttcaattggtcttcattttttattttgtacagtttttgaataatttgccggcttcttctgactctttccagctttcaaatgggggtcactgaccccatctaaaaacaaatgctctgtgaggctacaaattgttattgttactttttattacttatgtttctattcaggcctctcctattcatattccagtcccttgttcaaatcaatgcagggttgctaggggaatttggaccctagcaaccagatgactaaaattgcaaactggagagctgctgaataaaaagtgaaataactcaaaaaccacaaataataaaaaatgaaaaccaaaggcagattgtctcagaataaacCACTGTACGTAATACTAAAAATTcattcaaagttgaacaacccctataatgcAGTCGTGCAGATGGAGGGCCATAGGGAGGATATCCAACAGGCAGATCCTTGCTATCAAAcacaaaatatctattttttaaagCATTAACCTATTAAACAGTTAACTAATTTCAATTCACATCAAAACTAACACACACACGCAACCCACATATAACACGCACAGTTATCTCACACAAAGCATCCCACACACTCACTGTAAAACAAAGCATCCCACACAAATCCAGCATCTCCCATTAATAGCACCCAGCTTGGCTCCCTGCATACACCTAATAGCCACAGAGTATTATGTGCTGACAATTTTATGTAAAGTACATTCAGATCACTTTGCAAAAATCATGTGTGCTCCACTCCATATATATGCACACTGGACAGGGCAGATTTTAGTCCAAATAGAGGCAAGTGATATCTCCTCTTCTGCCAGTAACTACTATACCtagtatcccacagtcacactcccttcccagagactattatcccactgttactatagacaccatctctccctactatacctgctatcctacagtcacactcccttcccagagactattatccactgttactataggcaccatctctccctactatacctgctatcccacagtcacactcccttcccagagactattataccgctgttactataggcaccatctctccctactatacctgctatcccacagtcacactcccttcccagagacttttatcccactgttactatagacaccatctctccctactatacctgctatcccacagtcacactcccttcccagagactattatcccactgttactatagacaccatctctccctactatacctgctatcccacagtcacactaccttcccagagactattatcccactgttactataggcaccatctctccctactatacctgctatcccacagtcacactcccttcccagagactattataccgctgttactataggcaccatctctccctactatacctgatatcccacagtcacactcccttcccagagactattatcccactgttactataggcaccatctctccctactatacctgctatcccacagtcacactcccttcccagagactattataccgctgttactataggcaccatctctccctactatacctgctatcccacagtcacactcccttcccagagactattatccactgttactataggcaccatctctccctactatacctgctatcccacagtcacactcccttcccaaaaactattatccactgttactatagacaccatctctccctactatacctgctatcccacagtcacactcccttcccagagactattatcccactgttactatagacaccatctctcctactatacctgctatcccacagtcacactcccttcctagaaactattatcccactgctttaTAGGTACTATGGCCCCTGTTTGGTTACCCCTGTACTGTGGTAGTGCTAACCCATGGATTTGTAGCTGTACAATACTATTAGGAATAACATGAGTGCAAGGAGTTAATCGTTAAGTGCAGTCAGTTTGAACGCAGCTTAGAAATGCTGAAGATAATTGTTTGTTTGTGCCACTGCCTCCAGCCATGTTCCTCCGacaatgatttgtgtttttgggTTGCAGGAGACATAAAAGGTGCTTTACTGCTGGATTATCATTGGAGGAATGTAAGAATAGAGGAATATATTTTGGCTGAGAGATCAGCCTGAAGTGAAGTGCCAAGACTCTTGTCTCTACGGAGACTATGCAGGCGGCTTTGCACACTAAATAAAGAAAACAGCACGAGCCTTGAAGGTGTCTGAGAATGCTCCACTGAGATGCAATTCAGCCTTTTTGTTGCTAAAAAAGCCAGTTAGATAAATGTTAACACTGTAAAACACATCATTTTGGAGATTAGAACCAGGAGAGATTCTTTGTACACTATTCACCTAAGGAAGTTAGTAGTTTGCACACAGGTTGCTTGGTATTGGGGCTAAAGAGATGATCAGCAGCACTCATATAATAAATCCCTGAAATGTGCCATTTGGGCAGAACAAGAGCCTGTGGAGCACCAGGAAGCTTGTAGAGATGTTGGTGTATCTGAGCCCAAACATAGCCAGAATATTCTCTGACTTTAAACATGCTCACCTTCCGCACGGAGACTCTGCAGACGCAGGGGTCCAGCACTCCCGTTGCAGAGTTAGCACTCATCTTGCACACAAAGTTGAACTTCTTCTTCCAGCGCACACAGTTTTCCTGGACCTCCTCCCTGCATCAAAAGGAAATCAGTTAGATCTCTTCAGATCATCCACATCAGGTTGCAAAAAGCCTATATTCTGCCTATATTCGCttgaatgggagctgccatattgctgatGCAATCTCCATACACCGACAGAGCTGTGCTCCTAGTGATCATTGTGCACTCCTGTGGTTACCTTTGCCAACTATAATAACAGCCCGGAAAGAAAAGGGGAGGATAAAGCTCAGTATAAACCGTATGAAAAACATAGGAGGAGAGAAGCAAAGCAAGTGCAGAAAGGAATTAGAACATTCATCGTGTTACCCAGCCCTGCAGGCACGAGGCATCAGGAGCAGGGATTCTCTACTTATGAATTGTAATGCTTGGGTGCCAGAGGCGCAGGCATATTTCAGTGCAGTCACATGGAGCTTATGGGGGGACTTCATTCTAACAGTAAGAGGCAGATGAAGGGCTTAttccttttctcccaaacccaCAAGCTAAGAACAGACAAAAACACTGCACTGAACCCTTTTTCCCATGCTCTTTGCTTCTATTAAGGAACTTGACCAAGGAAGTGCCTGCAACGTGTTTGCTAAACAATCGAACAGGCCCAAAATAAAGCTGTGGTTACTGCAGGTCACTTTGGTCTGTTAGTCATTCTGCTCTAGCGCTTTTACATTTTAGAACTGTCTGTCTCCTAGTGCAGCAATAGGAACCATATGTGCTGTGGATTGCTGCTGCACAAAGCCAGATCCTATCAGGGCTGCAAGCACAGCAAATGGCCAGCATGTGACTGCAACTGGCAGGAGAGCAAACTGCCATATCTAAGCAGGACTTCCGGCTGCTGGCAGACCCAGATACAGAACTGATCTCATGTCTGACAGTAGGAAAGAAAGGGGGCTCAGCAATCCGCCAGTAATTTCCTATCCCAGGTACCGCTGAGGCCTGTGATATAACCGGCAGGCTCTGCCAAACAGAGGTTCCATTGTTAATTGTTCCTTATACAGACCAACTCCCTGCAACACTGTAGCCATGAAATCAATTGCCTTCCTTTGGCTGGCGTTCCAGAACAAAGCAGAACCGCGTGAAAGCGTACGGGAAAATGAAACCCACTTATAAGACCAGAATATCTACATTTcttttccatttaaaggagaacccctcccaaataatgaaaacaaatacagTGTATTGTAGTGCTATTGAAAGCATTATCTGCATTTAAGTGCAGCTTGTCCTGACTACTGCACCAATGTAGCAGGCATCAGCTTTCTATCTGCCAAGGCTTTAATTCCCACTGCCCCCTGCATGCGGCTTCATAGTAAATATGTAAGGAACTggagtgttggctggaggggagGAAGGAAATCATTTCAGCAGTAACATTTATGTCGAATTAACTGGGTGAAGCTGCAcacaaaagaaagaagaaaattgaTGCAACGGCAGCTGGGGACACACTGAAGCGTAAATACAGGAGCCTAAATTAGTAGTAGCACGCCCCGCTGATTCTAGGGGATACCCTGGGGCGCACTGGGAGAACGTACTAATGAGCAGCTGACAGTAATATCATATGAAGGCAGGGGTGTGTGGGAGATAATCAGGCGCTCACTCTAAGCAAGAGGCACAAAGCATGTTGGTAGGAAATGTGCACTGTTGCAGCAGGAGGTACACGGGCATCTGGACCCATGGGAGAAGCAAGGGAGCACTTAgccacacatagggttgccacctggccggtatcttACCGGCCTGGCGgggaaaaa
The sequence above is a segment of the Xenopus laevis strain J_2021 chromosome 8L, Xenopus_laevis_v10.1, whole genome shotgun sequence genome. Coding sequences within it:
- the fam102a.L gene encoding protein FAM102A, translated to MAFLTKKKKFKFQTSFNLEELTAVPFVNGVLFCKVRLLDGGDFVSQSSREEVQENCVRWKKKFNFVCKMSANSATGVLDPCVCRVSVRKELKGGKTYSKLGFADLNLAEFAGSGSAARCCLLEGYDTRNTRQDNSILKVNIGMSLLSGDPCFKTPLSTVKTVSPPGQDSSLQMTCKGEGTVRSAGGTVRQNRSRQAMLSSGVFDETEQNLSSPEETPHSGHSRNSSQASQQSKISGHSSEHSRCSSMSDLTHRRNTSTSSSVSGGLSLTAEGTEPERDVKPEKPPRPIRPPLHPDRHSRRKKDSVESQPTWVDDTRIDADDIVEKIMQSQDFSDVSNNEDSHLRLFVSRDGSTTLSGIQLANRISAGVFEPVMIEIR